A genomic region of Miscanthus floridulus cultivar M001 chromosome 3, ASM1932011v1, whole genome shotgun sequence contains the following coding sequences:
- the LOC136541672 gene encoding PGR5-like protein 1A, chloroplastic, whose protein sequence is MASDARLSLPCRLPSTLPPPVLRRLPRAAAAASTSPRCRVGAAAAAVPARARALGRCRPRASEGEAQGPVVQQQEVDNEVVDSNVLPYCSIDRKQKKKTIGEMEQEFLQALQAFYYDQKAIMSNEEFDNLKEELMWEGSSVVMLSADEQKLLEASMAYVSGNPIMTDEEFDELKLRLKKEGSDIVQEGPRCSLRSRKVYSDLTVDYFKMLLLNVPAAVVALTLFFFLDDLTGFEITFLLELPEPFSFIFTWFAALPLIFWVAQAITNVIVKDFLILKGPCPNCGTENLSFFGTILSVSSGGSKNSVKCTSCGTTLEYDSASRLITLPEPAEA, encoded by the exons ATGGCCTCCGACGCGCGGCTCTCCCTACCGTGCCGCCTGCCCTCGACCCTCCCTCCGCCGGTGCTGCGCCGGTTGCCccgtgccgccgccgcggcgtccaCCTCCCCGCGGTGCCGCgtcggggcggcggcggcagccgtgcccgcgcgcgcccgcgcccTCGGCCGGTGCCGGCCTCGCGCCTCCGAGGGCGAGGCGCAGGGCCCGGTAGTGCAGCAGCAGGAGGTGGACAACGAGGTGGTGGACAGCAACGTGCTCCCCTACTGCAGCATCGACCGcaagcagaagaagaagaccatcggGGAGATGGAGCAGGAGTTTCTCCAGGCGCTGCAG GCCTTCTATTACGACCAGAAGGCGATCATGTCCAACGAGGAGTTCGATAacctcaaggaggagctcatgtggGAAGGAAGCAGCGTTGTGATGCTAA GCGCAGATGAGCAAAAGCTTTTGGAAGCCTCCATGGCATATGTCTCTGGCAACCCCATCATGACGGATGAAGAATTCGATGAATTAAAGTTGAGACTAAAG AAAGAAGGAAGCGACATTGTACAGGAAGGTCCAAGATGCAGCCTACGGAGTCGAAAG GTCTACAGTGACTTGACTGTTGACTACTTCAAGATGTTGCTGCTAAATGTTCCAGCAGCTGTGGTAGCCCTGACACT ATTCTTCTTCTTGGATGATTTGACGGGATTTGAAATCACATTTCTTCTTGAG TTGCCAGAGCCTTTCAGTTTCATCTTCACATGGTTTGCTGCACTGCCTTTAATATTTTGGGTAGCACAGGCAATCACTAATGTCATAGTGAAAGACTTTCTGATTTTGAag GGCCCATGCCCAAACTGTGGGACTGAAAATCTTTCCTTCTTCGGGACCATATTATCAGTGTCTAGCGGTGGTTCAAAAAACAGTGTAAAATGTACAAG TTGTGGCACTACGTTGGAGTACGACTCTGCATCCCGATTGATTACACTCCCAGAACCGGCTGAGGCATAA